One genomic segment of Ignavibacteriota bacterium includes these proteins:
- a CDS encoding MerR family transcriptional regulator, which translates to MNSPIYTISNAAKILEISVHTLRMYEREGLIIPFRKSSNQRLFSDKDLERIRCIKNTISDIKINIEGIRRILALLPCWSIINCSQKDRNNCDFYQNYDKPCWMINHKNNICKDRDCRECEVYKSFGNCASIKQKLKELLP; encoded by the coding sequence ATAAATTCCCCAATCTACACAATAAGTAATGCCGCAAAAATTTTAGAAATTTCTGTTCATACTTTAAGAATGTATGAACGAGAAGGTTTAATAATTCCATTCAGAAAAAGTAGTAATCAGAGATTATTTTCCGATAAAGATCTTGAAAGAATAAGATGTATAAAAAATACAATTAGCGATATAAAAATTAATATTGAAGGAATTAGAAGAATTCTGGCTCTTTTACCTTGCTGGTCAATAATTAATTGCTCGCAAAAAGATAGAAACAATTGTGATTTTTACCAAAATTATGATAAGCCATGCTGGATGATCAACCATAAAAATAATATTTGTAAAGATAGAGATTGCAGAGAATGTGAAGTTTATAAAAGTTTTGGTAATTGTGCATCAATAAAACAAAAGCTTAAGGAATTATTGCCGTAA
- a CDS encoding outer membrane protein transport protein: MKKISKLTLSIIITIAISSNIFANGLSLNSLGSRALGMGGAFVALSNDATAIYWNPAGLADQKSSVLAYFTGVMPIGSYQYEFPLAGINIDTKTESKIYPTGGLLGVYNLGKISVGLGVYVPAGLGATWDGADLAAFSGTQAFEWESQIGVVSISPAVAYQVNDQFSVGLALNFNYAMFDLLRPDAADLNRDGVAETPVQYTEESTGLGISATLGLKYEICQQIAVGATFRTASSVAMDGTADIDSKTLGNIINTDFSREVTWPMWIGGGVAYKPTKCLTVALDAQYSNWGKLDKLVAEYDKMPEGEFLLDWADAIQIRLGGEYMVSPATAIRLGYYYDPAPAPDETLNILFPSSTNHVFTGGVGYSFGNYTVEAAAEYLYGADRDVEAYPNLLQAENMPGLHHLDVFAFSVGFSMGL, from the coding sequence ATGAAAAAAATCTCAAAACTTACTTTGAGTATAATTATTACAATTGCAATAAGTTCAAACATTTTTGCTAATGGATTGAGTTTAAATAGTTTGGGTTCGCGAGCTTTAGGAATGGGCGGTGCATTTGTTGCACTTTCTAATGACGCTACTGCAATTTACTGGAACCCAGCAGGTTTAGCTGATCAAAAATCTTCTGTATTAGCTTACTTTACTGGAGTTATGCCAATTGGTTCTTACCAGTATGAATTTCCACTTGCTGGAATAAATATTGACACCAAAACTGAAAGTAAAATTTACCCTACTGGTGGACTATTAGGAGTTTATAATTTAGGAAAAATTTCTGTTGGGCTTGGTGTTTATGTACCAGCTGGATTAGGTGCAACATGGGATGGGGCAGATTTAGCTGCTTTCTCTGGAACACAAGCTTTTGAATGGGAATCTCAAATAGGTGTTGTCTCAATTTCTCCAGCTGTTGCTTACCAAGTAAATGATCAATTTTCTGTCGGTTTGGCATTAAATTTTAACTATGCGATGTTTGATTTATTAAGACCAGATGCTGCTGATTTGAATAGAGATGGAGTTGCTGAAACTCCAGTACAATATACTGAAGAATCAACTGGTTTAGGTATAAGTGCAACATTAGGTCTAAAATATGAAATTTGTCAACAAATAGCTGTGGGAGCAACTTTTAGAACAGCTTCTTCTGTTGCAATGGATGGAACAGCTGATATTGACTCAAAAACATTAGGCAATATAATTAATACTGATTTTAGCAGAGAAGTTACCTGGCCTATGTGGATTGGTGGTGGAGTTGCTTATAAACCAACAAAATGTTTAACAGTAGCATTAGATGCACAATATAGTAATTGGGGAAAACTTGATAAATTAGTTGCAGAATATGATAAAATGCCAGAGGGTGAGTTTCTATTAGATTGGGCAGATGCTATACAAATTCGTTTGGGCGGTGAATATATGGTTTCTCCAGCTACAGCAATTAGATTAGGTTATTATTATGATCCGGCTCCGGCTCCGGATGAAACTTTAAATATTTTATTCCCATCTTCTACAAATCATGTTTTCACTGGTGGAGTAGGTTACAGCTTTGGAAATTATACTGTTGAAGCAGCTGCAGAATATTTATATGGCGCTGATAGAGATGTTGAAGCCTATCCAAATTTATTACAAGCTGAAAATATGCCTGGTTTACATCATTTAGATGTATTTGCTTTCAGTGTTGGTTTTAGTATGGGGTTATAA
- a CDS encoding ArsC family transcriptional regulator yields the protein MNIQIFGTKKCNDTKKAERFFKERNIQIHFRDLAEKGISPGELENILHKIDEENLIDKNSKQFEKRGLKYMIFNLKEELLSDPLLIKTPIVRNGKNVTVGYEPEVWKEWMK from the coding sequence ATGAACATTCAGATATTCGGCACAAAAAAATGTAACGACACAAAAAAAGCAGAGCGTTTTTTTAAGGAACGGAATATTCAAATTCACTTTAGGGATTTAGCGGAAAAAGGAATTAGCCCAGGCGAATTGGAGAATATTCTTCACAAAATTGATGAAGAGAATTTGATTGATAAAAATTCTAAACAGTTTGAGAAACGCGGTTTGAAGTATATGATTTTTAATTTAAAGGAAGAACTTCTTTCCGATCCGCTGCTAATAAAAACTCCAATTGTTAGAAATGGAAAAAATGTTACTGTTGGATACGAACCGGAAGTTTGGAAGGAATGGATGAAGTAA
- a CDS encoding insulinase family protein produces MKFKIVILFILFGVLSLVAQVDRTVQPKPGPAPEINMGEYESFTLDNGLKVFVIENHKLPKINFNLIIDRDPILEKENTGYIELAGQLLRRGTLTRSKEKIDEEIDFIGANLNTSGISISGSSLTKHFDKLMEIFSDVLLNSDFKQEELDKLKKQMLSGLAAAKEEPDAIASNLRSVLTYGADHPYGEVMTEQSVNSISLDMCKNYYKKFFKPNIGYLVFVGDINLKEAKKISEKFLSKWEKGEIENLTFPTPKAPLVTKVGISNRDASVQSVVNVTYPVELEKNSPDLIKASVMSAVLGGTFSARLNQNLREKHGYTYGAGSSLNSDKVIGNFNASATVRNSVTDSAITEIFNELKRLRNEKVPELELERIKSYLNGSFSRSLENPQTIARFALNIAMYNLPKDYYKNYLKNLSLVTADDVQEMAKKYLKPSNAQIIVVGNAKEVAENLKKFSVSGKVQYYDIYGKEYDPNVKKVEEGITAENIIEKFIEATGGREKISAVTDKIVEYKGVVQGMNIKLTMAQKAPNKLFQELDFSVGKQTTVFDGEKGKVEGMGQVQNLEGEMLDELKFQAILNSFLDYAKNNVKIELDGIETINGKDAYKIISTIPSGKKSTQYYDKETSLKIREVNSVTSPQGTFTQTIDLDDYRDVDGMKHPFKLAQTLGPQSINLEVTSVKTNSGLSDSMFEVK; encoded by the coding sequence ATGAAATTTAAAATTGTAATTTTATTTATTCTTTTTGGAGTGTTAAGCTTGGTTGCACAAGTTGATAGAACAGTTCAACCCAAACCGGGACCTGCACCAGAAATAAATATGGGTGAATATGAATCATTCACTTTAGATAATGGTTTAAAAGTATTTGTAATCGAAAATCACAAACTTCCCAAAATAAATTTCAATTTAATTATTGATCGAGATCCTATTTTAGAAAAAGAAAATACCGGTTATATTGAATTAGCCGGACAACTTTTAAGAAGAGGAACATTAACTCGATCAAAAGAAAAAATTGATGAAGAGATTGATTTTATTGGAGCAAATCTAAATACTTCCGGTATAAGTATTTCCGGTTCATCGCTTACAAAACATTTTGATAAGTTGATGGAAATATTTTCCGATGTACTTTTAAATTCCGATTTCAAGCAAGAGGAATTAGATAAACTTAAAAAGCAAATGCTTTCCGGTTTAGCTGCTGCAAAAGAAGAACCGGATGCAATTGCTTCTAATCTTAGAAGTGTTTTAACTTATGGTGCCGATCATCCATACGGAGAAGTAATGACGGAACAATCAGTTAATTCAATTTCTTTAGATATGTGCAAAAATTATTATAAGAAATTCTTTAAACCAAATATTGGATATTTAGTATTTGTCGGTGATATAAATTTAAAAGAAGCAAAAAAAATTAGTGAAAAGTTTTTAAGTAAATGGGAAAAGGGAGAAATTGAAAATCTAACTTTTCCAACTCCAAAAGCTCCGTTAGTTACAAAAGTTGGAATTTCAAATCGTGATGCTTCGGTTCAATCTGTTGTGAATGTAACTTATCCCGTTGAGTTAGAAAAAAATAGTCCGGATTTAATAAAAGCATCCGTAATGAGTGCAGTTTTAGGCGGAACATTTTCTGCAAGATTAAATCAAAATTTGCGAGAAAAACACGGTTACACTTATGGAGCCGGAAGTTCTTTAAATTCCGATAAAGTTATTGGTAATTTTAATGCTTCGGCGACAGTTAGAAACTCAGTAACGGATAGCGCAATTACAGAAATTTTTAATGAATTGAAAAGGTTGAGAAATGAGAAAGTTCCGGAATTAGAACTTGAAAGAATTAAAAGTTATTTAAATGGAAGTTTTTCTCGATCACTTGAAAATCCGCAAACCATTGCGCGATTTGCATTAAATATTGCAATGTATAATCTTCCAAAAGATTATTATAAAAATTATCTTAAAAATTTAAGCTTAGTAACTGCTGATGATGTTCAGGAAATGGCAAAAAAATATTTGAAACCAAGTAATGCGCAAATAATTGTTGTTGGAAACGCAAAAGAAGTTGCAGAAAATTTAAAGAAATTCAGCGTAAGCGGAAAAGTTCAGTATTATGATATTTATGGAAAAGAATATGATCCAAATGTTAAGAAAGTTGAAGAAGGAATTACTGCCGAAAATATAATTGAAAAATTTATTGAAGCAACCGGCGGAAGAGAAAAAATTTCTGCCGTTACGGATAAAATAGTTGAATACAAAGGCGTTGTTCAAGGAATGAACATAAAATTGACAATGGCTCAAAAAGCACCGAATAAACTTTTTCAAGAATTGGATTTTTCTGTCGGAAAACAAACAACAGTTTTTGATGGAGAAAAAGGAAAAGTAGAAGGAATGGGACAAGTGCAAAATTTGGAAGGCGAAATGCTTGACGAACTGAAATTCCAAGCAATCTTAAATTCGTTTTTAGATTATGCAAAAAATAATGTTAAAATTGAACTTGACGGAATTGAAACAATAAACGGAAAAGATGCTTACAAAATAATTTCAACAATTCCATCCGGAAAAAAATCCACACAATATTATGATAAGGAAACAAGTTTGAAAATTCGTGAAGTAAACAGTGTAACTTCGCCGCAAGGAACTTTTACACAAACAATTGATTTGGATGATTATAGAGATGTTGATGGAATGAAACATCCTTTTAAACTTGCACAGACATTAGGACCGCAATCAATTAATTTGGAAGTAACATCGGTAAAGACCAATTCCGGATTGAGTGATTCAATGTTTGAAGTAAAATAA
- a CDS encoding insulinase family protein: MKSKLILMFLLSVTLIFAQARKIEFTEYDLDNGLHIILHQDKTTPIVAVSIMYHVGSKNEDPERTGFAHFFEHLMFEGSENIPRGQFDKIMESAGGTNNANTSQDRTYYYEILPSNQLELGLWIESERLLHAKIDTVGVETQRKVVKEEKKQRYENQPYGSVIEETFKRAYKVHPYTWLPIGSVQYIDQATIQEFRDFYKTFYVPENATLVIAGDIEIEKTKELIKKYFADIQKSKKIIPRPNVIEPPLTAEVRDTVYDNIQLPLVLQAYRIPALGTEDFYSLTMLTTLLASGESSRLQKAVVDQKQKAVNVGAFPFSLEDSGLFITYGISNMGITADDLETAMQEELNKSINEKISESEFQKLRNQIENDFVSGNSTVAGIANNLATYNVLYGNTDLINSEIDKYMKVTIDDIQNVAQKYLTKENRVVLYYLPKSAQQ; this comes from the coding sequence ATGAAATCAAAATTAATTTTAATGTTTTTGCTTTCCGTAACTTTAATTTTTGCTCAAGCAAGAAAAATTGAATTTACCGAATATGATCTTGATAATGGATTGCATATAATTTTACATCAAGATAAAACTACGCCAATTGTAGCTGTTTCAATTATGTATCATGTCGGATCAAAAAATGAAGATCCCGAAAGAACCGGATTTGCACATTTTTTTGAACACTTAATGTTTGAAGGTTCCGAAAATATTCCGCGCGGTCAGTTTGATAAGATTATGGAAAGTGCCGGAGGAACAAATAATGCAAACACTTCTCAAGACAGAACTTATTATTATGAAATTCTTCCATCAAACCAATTGGAATTAGGATTGTGGATTGAATCTGAAAGATTGTTGCATGCTAAGATTGATACGGTTGGAGTAGAAACACAAAGAAAAGTTGTAAAGGAAGAAAAAAAACAACGCTATGAAAATCAACCGTATGGTTCTGTAATTGAAGAAACTTTTAAAAGAGCTTACAAAGTACATCCATATACATGGCTGCCGATTGGGTCAGTTCAATATATTGACCAAGCAACAATTCAAGAATTTAGAGATTTTTACAAAACTTTTTATGTCCCAGAAAATGCAACTTTAGTAATTGCCGGTGATATTGAAATTGAAAAAACAAAAGAATTAATTAAAAAATATTTTGCAGATATCCAAAAATCTAAAAAAATTATTCCCAGACCAAATGTTATCGAACCACCATTAACTGCTGAAGTTAGAGATACGGTTTATGATAATATTCAGCTTCCTCTTGTGCTTCAAGCATATAGAATTCCAGCGTTAGGTACGGAAGATTTTTATTCACTTACAATGCTAACAACACTTTTAGCTTCCGGAGAAAGTTCACGTCTGCAAAAAGCTGTTGTTGATCAAAAACAAAAAGCAGTAAATGTTGGAGCTTTCCCATTTTCATTAGAAGATTCTGGGCTATTCATAACATACGGAATAAGCAATATGGGAATTACAGCAGATGATTTAGAAACTGCAATGCAAGAAGAATTAAATAAATCGATAAATGAAAAAATTAGCGAAAGTGAATTTCAAAAATTGCGAAACCAAATTGAAAATGATTTTGTTAGCGGAAATTCTACAGTTGCGGGAATTGCAAATAATTTAGCAACTTATAATGTTCTTTATGGAAATACTGATTTAATAAATTCCGAAATTGATAAATATATGAAGGTTACGATTGATGATATCCAAAATGTTGCACAAAAATATTTAACAAAAGAAAATAGAGTTGTACTTTATTATTTGCCAAAATCAGCTCAACAATAA
- a CDS encoding glycine--tRNA ligase, whose amino-acid sequence MIEKIVSLAKRRGFVFQSSEIYGGLNGCWDYGPLGVELLNNIKSEWWKAMTYREDVEGLDASILMHPKVWEASGHVENFTDPMIDCKQCKARFRLDTLGEAIADKKKEKLFETFLEKVNDENLKSILNSDKTLDEKFELLLSNKDFADSFLEEINCPQCGNKGTFTTPRNFNLMFKTFLGPVEKLENAIYLRPETAQGIFVNFLNVQSASRQKLPFGIAQIGKAFRNEINTKNFLFRTREFEQMEMQYFVKPSEDKKNYDSWKATRLEWFKKLGMTPEKLRYHDHPANKLAHYAKEATDIEYQFPFGWGEIEGIHNRTNFDLGRHEEFSGKSQKYFDEELKKKYIPFIIETSAGASRSFMAFLVDAYNEEEVNGETRVVLKFHPKLAPIKAAILPLVNKDGMPEIAREIENDLRPFMKVFYDDKGAVGRRYRRQDEAGTPFCVTVDTQTLEDGTVTVRDRDSMEQIRLDKKELLKYFLEKLR is encoded by the coding sequence ATAATTGAAAAAATTGTATCTCTTGCAAAAAGAAGAGGTTTTGTTTTCCAATCAAGTGAAATATACGGCGGATTAAACGGCTGTTGGGATTACGGTCCGTTAGGTGTTGAACTTTTGAATAATATAAAATCCGAATGGTGGAAAGCCATGACTTACCGTGAAGATGTAGAAGGTTTAGATGCATCAATTTTAATGCACCCAAAAGTTTGGGAAGCAAGCGGTCACGTTGAAAATTTTACAGATCCAATGATTGACTGCAAACAATGTAAAGCAAGATTCAGATTGGATACTTTGGGAGAAGCGATTGCAGACAAAAAGAAAGAAAAATTGTTTGAAACATTTTTAGAAAAAGTAAATGATGAAAATTTAAAATCAATTCTTAATTCAGATAAAACTTTAGATGAAAAATTTGAATTGCTGTTATCAAATAAAGATTTCGCTGATTCTTTTTTGGAAGAAATAAATTGTCCACAATGTGGAAATAAAGGAACTTTTACAACTCCACGAAATTTTAATTTAATGTTTAAAACTTTTCTTGGACCAGTCGAAAAATTAGAAAACGCAATTTATTTGCGACCCGAAACTGCGCAAGGAATTTTTGTAAACTTCTTAAATGTGCAAAGTGCAAGTCGACAAAAACTTCCGTTCGGAATTGCGCAAATTGGCAAAGCTTTCCGTAATGAAATTAATACAAAAAATTTCCTTTTCCGTACACGCGAGTTTGAACAAATGGAAATGCAGTATTTTGTAAAACCCAGTGAAGACAAGAAAAATTATGATTCGTGGAAAGCAACTAGATTGGAATGGTTTAAAAAATTGGGTATGACTCCGGAAAAATTAAGATATCATGATCATCCGGCAAACAAGCTTGCTCATTATGCAAAAGAAGCAACGGATATTGAATATCAGTTTCCGTTTGGTTGGGGAGAAATTGAAGGAATTCATAACCGAACAAATTTTGATTTGGGAAGACACGAAGAATTTTCCGGAAAATCTCAAAAATATTTTGATGAAGAATTAAAGAAAAAATATATTCCATTTATTATTGAAACTTCCGCCGGAGCTTCAAGATCATTTATGGCGTTTTTGGTTGATGCATATAATGAAGAAGAAGTAAACGGAGAAACCAGAGTTGTATTAAAATTTCATCCAAAACTTGCACCAATTAAAGCTGCAATTTTACCTCTGGTAAATAAAGATGGAATGCCGGAAATTGCTCGCGAAATTGAAAATGATTTACGTCCGTTTATGAAAGTTTTCTATGATGATAAAGGTGCAGTTGGAAGAAGATACAGAAGACAAGATGAAGCCGGAACGCCTTTCTGCGTTACTGTAGATACACAAACTTTGGAAGATGGAACTGTTACAGTGCGAGATAGAGATTCTATGGAACAAATTAGATTGGATAAAAAAGAGTTGTTAAAATATTTTCTTGAAAAGTTAAGGTAA
- the amrB gene encoding AmmeMemoRadiSam system protein B: MKIREPKVAGMFYPNSKIELEKMINNFFDKVDLINKYENVGGIISPHAGYVYSGQTATFGYKTIIGKKFKNVIVISPSHREYFPGISVYDGDAYKTPLGQIKINSDLRNQILDKSNLFFSGEEGHRNEHALEVQLPFLQIAIGEFKLIPIVIGDQSKMFVDELAEVLSNFIDDENLLIASSDLSHFYIREKAQIKDGKIIEHINKFEFEKLQSDLETKNCEACGGGAIVAVMKALKNKNYKNSKVLMQTDSGDITGDTSEVVGYLSAIIFN; the protein is encoded by the coding sequence ATGAAAATTAGAGAACCAAAAGTTGCGGGAATGTTTTATCCAAACTCCAAAATTGAACTTGAGAAAATGATAAATAATTTTTTTGATAAAGTTGATTTAATAAATAAATATGAAAATGTCGGCGGAATAATTTCTCCGCATGCCGGATATGTTTATTCCGGACAAACTGCTACGTTTGGTTACAAAACAATTATTGGGAAAAAATTTAAGAACGTAATTGTTATTTCGCCAAGTCACAGAGAATATTTTCCGGGAATTTCAGTTTATGATGGAGATGCATATAAAACTCCTCTTGGTCAAATTAAAATAAATTCTGATTTAAGAAATCAAATTTTAGATAAGAGTAATTTATTTTTTTCCGGCGAAGAAGGTCATAGAAACGAGCATGCTTTGGAAGTTCAACTTCCGTTTTTACAAATTGCTATTGGAGAATTTAAACTTATACCTATTGTCATTGGTGATCAAAGCAAAATGTTCGTAGATGAATTAGCTGAAGTTTTATCAAATTTTATTGATGATGAAAATTTACTTATTGCAAGTTCGGATTTATCGCACTTTTATATTAGAGAAAAAGCCCAGATTAAAGATGGAAAAATTATTGAACACATAAATAAATTTGAATTTGAAAAACTTCAATCAGATTTAGAAACAAAAAATTGTGAAGCTTGCGGCGGCGGAGCAATTGTGGCAGTAATGAAAGCACTCAAAAATAAAAATTATAAAAATTCTAAAGTATTGATGCAAACAGATTCCGGAGATATAACCGGAGATACTTCTGAAGTTGTGGGTTATTTATCGGCAATAATATTTAATTAA
- the amrA gene encoding AmmeMemoRadiSam system protein A, giving the protein MELTPQEKKMLLSFAHFSIESGFRPSHINLPTSEEFPILKTNSGAFVTITINKKLRGCIGYIQSDDELSKTVMDAAFQAAFHDPRFEPLSESEFAKIKLEISILSEAFPLNNYDEIILGKHGLILEENRRKALLLPQVPIEHKLDKDQYLSALCKKAGLYEEYWKTKNLKLKAFTATIFSEEEIS; this is encoded by the coding sequence ATGGAACTTACTCCACAAGAAAAAAAAATGCTTCTTTCTTTTGCGCATTTTTCAATAGAATCCGGATTTCGTCCAAGTCATATAAATCTTCCCACATCTGAAGAATTTCCAATTCTAAAAACTAATTCCGGAGCATTTGTTACAATTACAATTAATAAAAAATTGCGTGGATGCATCGGATATATTCAATCGGATGACGAATTAAGCAAAACCGTTATGGATGCGGCATTTCAAGCGGCTTTTCATGATCCGCGATTTGAGCCATTAAGCGAAAGTGAATTTGCTAAAATTAAATTGGAAATTTCAATTTTATCCGAAGCCTTTCCGTTAAATAATTATGACGAAATTATTTTGGGTAAACACGGATTGATTTTAGAAGAGAATAGAAGGAAAGCGCTGTTGTTACCTCAAGTTCCAATAGAACACAAACTTGATAAAGATCAATATTTATCGGCACTTTGCAAAAAAGCGGGACTTTATGAAGAATATTGGAAAACGAAAAATCTAAAATTAAAAGCATTTACTGCAACTATATTTTCTGAAGAGGAAATATCGTAA
- a CDS encoding DUF4905 domain-containing protein yields MKLKKTFSFTDKNQIWRLLISESDKILIETRDLENKEVFYHYIDLTSGKSILKNFQMEEKFWIGVEKIYDEKIIFHQYAKPNMPEHKKIIVYDIQQKKVLWQNDDLIFLTILDSKIYGYKKKFEGREIIVLDFHSGEIIEKIENEDEKLKSVLGNINSEDFANYIYPETFYNDDKDLSAIVEKETQHKSGVSNIDLIKFGDLLMFNYHLKKENNFLDNMFAVYNIDKKKKLITEVLNKNINSYSPDSFFIYKNNLIVLKNKIELISYKIV; encoded by the coding sequence ATGAAACTTAAAAAAACATTTTCCTTTACAGATAAAAACCAAATTTGGCGTTTGTTAATTTCTGAATCTGATAAAATTTTAATTGAAACAAGAGATTTGGAAAACAAAGAAGTTTTCTATCATTATATTGATTTGACAAGTGGAAAATCAATTTTAAAAAATTTTCAAATGGAAGAAAAATTTTGGATTGGGGTAGAAAAAATTTACGATGAAAAAATTATATTTCATCAATATGCAAAACCAAATATGCCGGAACATAAAAAAATTATTGTTTATGATATTCAACAAAAAAAAGTTTTATGGCAAAATGATGATTTAATTTTTCTAACTATTCTTGATTCAAAAATTTACGGTTACAAAAAAAAGTTTGAAGGCAGAGAAATTATTGTTCTGGATTTTCATTCCGGGGAAATAATTGAAAAAATAGAAAATGAAGATGAGAAACTAAAATCAGTTTTGGGAAATATTAATTCTGAAGATTTTGCAAATTATATTTATCCAGAAACTTTTTATAATGATGACAAAGATTTATCTGCAATAGTTGAAAAAGAAACTCAGCATAAAAGTGGTGTAAGCAATATTGACTTAATAAAATTCGGCGATTTATTAATGTTCAATTATCATCTTAAAAAAGAAAATAATTTTCTTGATAATATGTTTGCCGTTTACAATATTGATAAAAAGAAAAAACTTATTACAGAAGTTTTAAATAAAAATATAAATTCTTATTCACCGGATTCATTTTTCATTTATAAAAACAATTTGATTGTTCTCAAAAATAAAATAGAATTAATTTCGTATAAAATTGTTTAA
- a CDS encoding tryptophanase, translated as MKTIIEPFRIKSVEPIKFTSKEERIKILENAGYNPFLIKADDVIIDLLTDSGTSAMSAKQWAGIMEGDESYAGSKSFYRFEKSVKKITGHNFIIPTHQGRAAEKILFSIIGGKGKYIPNNTHFDTTRANVEFSGAEAVDLLNEIGKHPEIKADFKGNMDVEKLEEFIKKVGSENIPLVMITITNNSGGGQPVSMQNIKDVKSVCVKYNLPLFIDACRFAENAYFIKKREKGYENISVLEISQEIFSYSDGATMSAKKDALVNIGGFLSINNEDLAMKCRNLLIVTEGFPTYGGLAGRDLEAVAHGLEEIVDENYLQYRIRSIEYLGEKLVNAGIPIIEPPGGHAIYLDAKRFLPQIPPQEFPGQSIVCEIFIEGGVRGVEIGSVMFGKYDENGKTVSPPMELVRLAIPRRVYTQSHIDYVAEVIIEVFKNRENLKGYKFTYEAPMLRHFTARFEKI; from the coding sequence ATGAAAACAATTATTGAGCCATTCAGAATAAAATCAGTTGAGCCGATAAAATTTACATCAAAGGAAGAACGAATTAAAATTTTAGAAAATGCCGGATACAATCCTTTTTTAATTAAAGCTGATGACGTAATTATTGATTTGCTTACGGATAGCGGAACATCCGCAATGAGCGCAAAACAATGGGCTGGAATTATGGAAGGTGACGAATCTTACGCCGGTTCAAAAAGTTTTTACAGATTCGAAAAATCCGTAAAAAAAATTACGGGACATAATTTTATAATTCCGACACATCAAGGAAGAGCTGCGGAAAAAATTCTATTTTCTATTATTGGCGGAAAAGGAAAATATATTCCCAACAACACACATTTTGATACAACCCGCGCCAATGTTGAGTTTAGCGGTGCTGAAGCAGTTGATTTACTTAACGAAATTGGAAAACATCCGGAAATTAAAGCAGATTTTAAAGGAAATATGGATGTCGAAAAATTGGAAGAATTTATTAAAAAAGTAGGAAGTGAAAATATTCCGCTCGTTATGATTACGATTACAAACAATTCCGGCGGCGGTCAGCCGGTTTCTATGCAGAATATTAAAGATGTAAAATCAGTTTGTGTAAAATATAATTTGCCGCTTTTTATTGATGCGTGTCGATTTGCAGAAAATGCATATTTTATCAAAAAAAGAGAAAAAGGTTATGAGAATATAAGTGTGCTGGAAATTTCGCAAGAAATATTTTCGTATTCTGATGGCGCAACAATGAGTGCGAAAAAAGATGCGCTTGTAAATATTGGTGGATTTCTTTCAATCAACAATGAAGATTTAGCAATGAAGTGCAGAAATTTGTTAATTGTTACGGAAGGATTTCCAACATACGGCGGTTTAGCTGGACGAGATTTGGAAGCAGTTGCGCACGGATTGGAAGAAATTGTTGATGAAAATTATCTTCAATATAGAATTAGAAGTATTGAATATTTGGGCGAAAAATTGGTGAACGCCGGAATTCCAATAATAGAGCCACCGGGCGGACATGCAATTTATCTTGATGCAAAAAGATTTCTGCCGCAAATTCCCCCGCAAGAATTTCCGGGACAATCAATAGTTTGCGAAATTTTTATTGAAGGCGGCGTTCGCGGAGTTGAAATCGGAAGTGTAATGTTCGGCAAATATGATGAAAATGGAAAAACCGTTTCTCCGCCAATGGAATTAGTGCGTTTGGCAATTCCTCGCAGAGTTTATACACAAAGTCATATTGATTATGTTGCCGAAGTAATAATTGAAGTTTTCAAGAATCGTGAAAATTTAAAAGGTTATAAATTTACTTATGAAGCTCCAATGTTAAGACATTTTACAGCGAGGTTTGAAAAAATATAA